From one Lineus longissimus chromosome 3, tnLinLong1.2, whole genome shotgun sequence genomic stretch:
- the LOC135484843 gene encoding uncharacterized protein LOC135484843: MALSKKKKVATALNDIRDYNMLNISAPDFVLATINDYFLEESDSESDKADTDSDSDSEMLEGTNENSVGDDELVANNLTETFNVGELDPELLEMVEDAANNVLVHADNVHDDGGAPAGSDSDDDDDGPLLEDMQDAVGLREGAAFSDTDADLEAVMKFSCGCKKFKEGQCIKQFDDRWIVALRRNMMEFTSAEKDLVLMATLRVNFNNSEKRVNHKHGPVDKDRLQPNNQYVIEGKSVCRSAFKFMHNISQNKLTACIASYKTKGMCHREKKAGGRKFNRRALTYEDTQRINTFLINFAEQYALVLPGRVPGFKRADLKLLPSCETKVSIWRKYCKAVTDLGHRTAKLSAFKSVWKSVAPHIVKTKPMTDLCGDCQLNNYKIYRSANLPNCVKDAKLRKQEEHLRIVEQERDVLRAMTNEAKKTVAELGIVTLSASEPCSKDISMHYSFDFAQQVHYPYSPYQPGPIYFLTPRKCAIFGVCCEALPQQINYLIDEGMASSKGSNAVISYVHHFLGNYGLGEKHADLHCDNCSGQNKNKFVVWYLLWRVMNGYHDSITMNFLIAGHTKFAPDWCFGLFKQRFRRCEMNTLNDIADAVTTSANANRPQLVGNEQGESYVNMYDWQEFLKPFFKPLDGIKSLHVVRFDSRHPGVVFTKELSSDTVEKAVQLLKNVNHLPPRELPTRLKPPGLDFARQKYLFDKIRDYCMSEDSKDIVCPKPVAVAAADDSSDGEEYRAPPQKKGRKK, encoded by the exons ATGGCTCTAAGTAAGAAAAAGAAGGTTGCTACGGCTTTGAATGATATTCGGGATTATAACATGCTGAACATTTCGGCCCCTGACTTTGTTTTAGCGACGATAAATGATTATTTTCTTGAGGAGTCTGATTCGGAGTCCGACAAAGCTGATACTGATAGTGATTCAGACTCTGAAATGCTTGAAGGTACAAATGAAAACAGCGTTGGTGATGATGAATTGGTTGCTAACAACTTGACTGAAACATTTAATGTTGGAGAGTTAGACCCTGAGCTGTTGGAAATGGTTGAAGATGCAGCAAACAACGTGTTGGTGCATGCAGACAATgttcatgatgatggtggtgcACCTGCTGGTtcagattctgatgatgatgatgatggacccCTTCTAGAGGACATGCAGGATGCTGTGGGCTTACGAGAGGGTGCCGCCTTCAGTGATACAGATGCAGATCTTGAGGCTGTTATGAAATTTAGTTGTGGGTGCAAGAAGTTCAAAGAAGGACAGTGCATCAAACAGTTTGACGATCGCTGGATAGTTGCACTCCGTCGCAACATGATGGAGTTTACGTCGGCTGAAAAAGATCTGGTATTGATGGCAACCCTGAGGGTGAACTTTAACAACTCGGAGAAAAGAGTCAACCACAAACATGGTCCTGTTGATAAGGATCGACTGCAACCGAACAACCAGTATGTTATTGAAGGAAAGTCTGTCTGCCGTTCAGCCTTCAAGTTCATGCACAA CATCAGCCAGAACAAGCTAACAGCTTGCATTGCAAGTTATAAGACAAAGGGGATGTGCCATAGGGAGAAGAAAGCAGGTGGTCGTAAATTCAATCGTCGTGCCCTCACGTATGAAGATACTCAGCGAATCAACACATTCCTGATCAACTTTGCTGAACAGTATGCCCTCGTCCTCCCAGGCCGCGTACCAGGTTTCAAGAGAGCAGATCTCAAGCTTCTACCCTCTTGTGAAACGAAGGTATCGATATGGAGAAAATACTGCAAGGCTGTAACTGATCTAG GTCATCGAACTGCCAAACTGAGTGCCTTCAAGTCAGTATGGAAGAGTGTTGCACCTCACATTGTGAAGACCAAACCGATGACGGACTTGTGTGGGGATTGCCAACTGAACAACTACAAGATATATCGTAGTGCAAATCTCCCCAACTGTGTGAAGGATGCAAAGTTACGGAAGCAGGAGGAGCACCTCAGGATCGTTGAACAGGAACGAGATGTTTTGCGGGCCATGACCAACGAGGCCAAGAAAACAGTAGCTGAGCTTGGTATAGTGACCCTATCTGCGAGTGAACCTTGCtccaaggatatttctatgcaTTACAGTTTTGACTTTGCCCAGCAAGTCCACTACCCATACAGTCCTTACCAACCAGGGCCAATCTATTTTCTTACACCGAGGAAGTGTGCCATTTTCGGGGTCTGCTGTGAAGCACTCCCACAGCAGATCAACTACTTGATTGATGAGGGTATGGCGTCATCAAAAGGTTCGAATGCAGTGATATCTTATGTTCACCATTTCCTTGGAAATTACGGCTTAGGTGAAAAACATGCGGACTTACATTGTGATAATTGCTCTGGACAGAACAAAAATAAGTTTGTTGTGTGGTACCTGCTATGGCGAGTCATGAATGGATATCATGACTCTATCACTATGAACTTCTTGATCGCCGGCCATACGAAGTTTGCACCAGATTGGTGTTTTGGGCTTTTCAAGCAACGGTTTCGGAGATGCGAGATGAACACTCTGAATGACATCGCTGATGCAGTCACTACAAGCGCAAATGCAAACCGACCTCAGCTGGTGGGAAATGAACAAGGAGAGTCTTATGTCAACATGTACGATTGGCAGGAATTCCTGAAGCCTTTCTTCAAGCCGCTGGATGGAATCAAATCGTTGCATGTCGTGAG GTTTGATAGTAGACATCCTGGTGTTGTTTTCACGAAGGAACTGTCCTCAGACACAGTGGAAAAAGCCGTCCAACTGCTCAAGAACGTTAATCACCTTCCACCACGTGAACTCCCAACTCGTTTGAAACCACCTGGATTAGACTTTGCACGCCAGAAGTATCTTTTCGACAAGATACGGGATTACTGCATGAGTGAGGACTCGAAAGACATTGTTTGTCCCAAGCCGGTAGCTGTAGCAGCAGCAGATGACAGTTCAGATGGTGAGGAATATAGAGCTCCACCTCAGAAGAAGGGACGAAAGAAATAA
- the LOC135484844 gene encoding uncharacterized protein LOC135484844 has translation MADENEENETMETAETVPREKTPEEIADLNRKYNKRKALIKAFDREFEGVEDILSKETPNKAEQILAEASLEELKNIFDNEYELNNDIEAELDGGEFIIEMDNIIVRRSHERRRLMRVKLFVEDFKEHAKAETKREKWDGTPSSAKTARLPKLRLPIFDGTFTKWTAFWETMEADVINGNFSDITKFSYILGQLKGPALDAVTGIHATGDNLETLTTTLKERFGQQRKIVRAHVCSIFDLEPPGHSYAALSQFYNHVMGDIRSLNNLGIDTEECAAFIIPTMERKLPRQFQDKMGTSGQDGAFNLKAFLETFVKHLNNLGERFSSENREKTKPAESANRKPISAATLVSNNGTKPKSCVFCDGDHFPSNCTKGDSDRFAVVKAKRLCFNCLRPHSARNCSNRKNCNVCNRRHHSSLHNHFAQHFGATNAGEQQGGSSTTQTCAIPREKSRCPVGLSGAGLCDKSESGSVVKLESNKLDRPNGSERKTRPIDPAAVAAETAENNKIVLLETGRVTLENGDAQIKAGVLIDRGSMLSYIRKDTAVKLKLQPHGKQYLNVNGFGGHVSKRCYDMASVNVATNEGPKVMDVLITDEIVKPINQSGWEKCLNHDYIKELPLADNLGAKTGKLTIDLLIGCDSAYLFLENRIITGKRGPTIQFSNIGCFLSGPLEIIQGDSADATTAVVGQGDNESEDREAELLKTYMESITVKNDEGSDGKYDDQFLSNYLDKMQFKEGHYYAPLPWKDDYPELKTNVDACRSRLNQVTSRLRKLNLADQYMKVMQENLDKGYVSEISDAQALKESDCHFMPHFPVLRESATTPVRIVFDASCGSPSLNDCLHGGPNMTQDLVRLLMLFRTGKYAISADLARAFLSVRLLESDRKYVRFLWYKDNDMTKEVVPYTCNTVIFGNVSSPFALAVTLHKHLTQYNTPVSLDMLAKTYVDNLLSGVGSESEALKYYHEAREIMSSAAFDLRQWATNSEKLNEKIHEDGTNAKAGPQNVLGLKWHCVRDELSVSEKRFEKDKVHTKRTVVSETSSIFDPLGLVGPMVVPAKAFANKLWVESKSWDEHLTEDQKHEWNDIRVSLQRADEMKFPRWLNLESDNQLEIIVFCDACPTTAIGCVAYGKQGNRVTLLGSKNKVVSQKNNNLTVPKLELQAMVMGAQYADYLVNTYRDTYAGVNVTLLTDSEIALYWVKSDKKLQQFVKNRVDLIRKLTKVEQWFHVRTADNIADIISRGTTLQGLGSSVWLQGPKWLKDDSITWPINPLNDHKIETVLVGSVEVENEFLPKNTRVGLTQIMDVQRYSSYTKLLKVTSLVTRAFKRGIQAKSKISADDMHAAEQLWIRSTQQEGYSDVLTYLRAEKAKKQKLPKRPPLVNQLGLFLADDGMIHCGGRVRNANVELDRKFPILLSKTSFLSTLIIRDAHQRIVHYGTGATMCELRKKFWITSMRSTVRQVVKRCVICKVVAGRPYLTPLAPELPEFRLNELTAFRASAVDFTGHIYVRNRPTNKVQKVYVALFCCLTTRAVHLEVVPDMTVESYLRAFRRFTSNCSTPKLVYSDNAKTFKGAETEIKRLLANVSGERVQNHLTRNGISFKYIPVQASWFGGVYERLIGVVKSAIKKTLGKALVDSDELNTMVKEIQQVVNNRPLTYMSSEPTELGLHAITPNHLIFGRDMDLLPHQEVENAEFDPTYGGKTALEKMAHHRCVLINHFRKRFYDEYVAVLRERHMYEVSKQNATADTIRCGDVVLVHDKDERRINWKLGKIESLNTGKDGLTRSATVRTTSGRSNRAIGKLYPLELHVGPEEVPPKAGNHVNEGTRPQRAAAKLARERIQRQSQD, from the coding sequence ATGGCAGACGAGAACGAAGAGAACGAAACCATGGAAACGGCGGAAACGGTTCCAAGGGAGAAAACTCCTGAGGAAATAGCGGACTTGAATCGCAAGTATAATAAACGTAAGGCTCTAATCAAGGCCTTTGATCGTGAATTCGAGGGGGTTGAGGACATTCTCTCCAAAGAAACCCCAAACAAGGCGGAACAAATTCTGGCAGAGGCCAGTCTTGAAGAACTTAAGAACATATTCGACAACGAATATGAATTAAATAACGATATCGAAGCGGAACTCGATGGCGGCGAATTCATCATTGAAATGGATAACATTATCGTGCGGCGGAGTCATGAGCGAAGACGTCTCATGCGTGTAAAACTGTTCGTTGAGGATTTCAAGGAGCACGCAAAAGCGGAAACAAAGAGGGAGAAATGGGACGGCACACCTTCGTCGGCAAAAACGGCAAGGTTGCCAAAACTAAGGCTTCCCATATTTGATGGGACATTCACAAAATGGACAGCCTTCTGGGAGACAATGGAAGCAGACGTGATAAACGGTAACTTTTCGGATATTACAAAATTTAGTTATATCCTAGGGCAATTAAAGGGACCAGCGCTGGATGCGGTCACAGGCATCCACGCGACGGGAGATAACCTCGAGACGCTGACGACAACACTAAAGGAGAGGTTCGGGCAACAACGGAAAATTGTCCGAGCTCACGTGTGCAGCATTTTCGACTTGGAGCCACCCGGGCATAGCTACGCAGCACTGAGCCAGTTCTACAACCACGTCATGGGAGACATCAGATCGCTCAACAACCTGGGCATCGACACGGAAGAATGTGCGGCGTTCATCATCCCAACGATGGAGAGGAAGCTGCCGAGACAGTTCCAGGACAAGATGGGGACCAGCGGACAGGACGGAGCCTTCAACCTGAAGGCGTTTTTAGAAACTTTCGTAAAGCACCTGAACAATCTAGGAGAACGTTTTAGTAGTGAAAATCGCGAGAAAACCAAACCCGCTGAAAGTGCGAACCGGAAACCCATCTCTGCCGCAACCTTAGTATCCAACAACGGGACAAAACCAAAGTCATGCGTGTTCTGCGATGGAGACCATTTTCCATCAAATTGTACAAAGGGTGATTCGGATCGATTCGCGGTGGTCAAAGCCAAGCGCTTATGTTTCAATTGTCTCCGACCGCACTCTGCCAGGAATTGCAGCAATCGCAAAAATTGCAACGTCTGTAATCGCAGACATCATTCATCTCTGCATAATCACTTTGCTCAACATTTTGGCGCGACGAATGCTGGTGAACAGCAAGGCGGTTCTAGTACTACACAAACATGTGCGATACCGCGTGAAAAATCACGGTGTCCAGTAGGCCTATCCGGTGCAGGCCTATGCGACAAATCAGAGTCGGGAAGTGTCGTAAAATTAGAATCCAATAAGTTGGATAGGCCTAACGGATCGGAACGCAAAACTAGGCCTATAGATCCTGCTGCTGTAGCAGCTGAGACGgcagaaaacaacaaaattgtttTGTTGGAAACGGGTCGTGTCACCTTAGAAAATGGTGATGCACAAATTAAGGCAGGGGTACTCATAGATCGGGGCAGCATGTTGTCATACATTCGCAAAGATACGGCTGTAAAATTAAAACTCCAGCCACACGGTAAGCAGTACCTAAATGTCAACGGTTTCGGGGGTCATGTAAGCAAACGGTGCTACGACATGGCATCGGTTAATGTAGCTACTAATGAAGGGCCGAAGGTCATGGATGTCTTAATCACAGATGAAATTGTGAAGCCGATAAACCAAAGCGGATGGGAAAAATGTTTGAATCATGATTACATAAAGGAATTACCCCTAGCGGACAATCTTGGTGCCAAAACTGGCAAATTAACCATAGATTTACTCATAGGATGCGATAGTGCATATTTGTTCTTGGAAAATCGCATTATCACGGGAAAACGTGGTCCCACTATACAGTTTTCAAACATCGGTTGTTTCTTGTCAGGCCCATTAGAAATAATCCAAGGGGATAGCGCTGATGCCACGACCGCCGTGGTCGGCCAAGGTGACAACGAAAGTGAGGATCGGGAGGCGGAATTGTTGAAAACTTACATGGAATCAATAACGGTCAAAAATGACGAAGGAAGCGATGGTAAGTACGATGATCAATTCCTCTCAAACTACCTTGATAAAATGCAATTCAAAGAAGGTCATTATTATGCTCCACTCCCCTGGAAAGATGACTACCCGGAGTTAAAAACCAACGTGGACGCCTGTAGGTCCCGCCTCAATCAGGTTACATCTAGGCTTAGAAAATTGAATCTTGCTGATCAATACATGAAAGTAATGCAAGAAAATCTTGATAAGGGGTATGTCTCAGAGATCAGTGATGCACAGGCCTTAAAAGAATCAGATTGTCACTTCATGCCACATTTTCCGGTATTGAGAGAAAGCGCAACCACTCCTGTTAGAATAGTGTTCGATGCTAGTTGTGGTTCGCCATCAttaaatgattgtttacacgGTGGGCCAAATATGACACAAGATCTGGTAAGGTTGTTGATGTTATTTCGGACGGGAAAGTATGCTATCAGTGCAGATCTGGCCCGGGCTTTCTTATCGGTTAGGTTGCTCGAGTCGGACCGGAAGTATGTGCGTTTTTTGTGGTACAAAGACAACGACATGACGAAAGAAGTTGTGCCGTATACCTGCAACACAGTCATCTTTGGTAATGTCAGTAGCCCATTTGCCTTGGCAGTCACCTTGCATAAACATCTGACTCAGTACAACACACCTGTATCACTAGACATGTTGGCAAAGACATACGTTGATAATTTGTTGTCAGGGGTCGGCTCAGAATCGGAAGCCTTAAAGTATTACCATGAAGCTAGAGAAATCATGTCTTCGGCAGCTTTTGACTTACGGCAATGGGCCACAAACTCGGAAAAACTGAATGAGAAAATACACGAAGACGGTACAAATGCAAAAGCAGGTCCACAAAATGTCCTTGGCTTAAAATGGCATTGTGTCAGGGATGAGCTTTCGGTTAGCGAGAAACGGTTTGAAAAGGACAAGGTCCACACAAAAAGAACGGTAGTCTCAGAGACTTCTTCGATTTTCGATCCTCTTGGTCTTGTGGGTCCAATGGTTGTGCCAGCTAAAGCGTTCGCAAACAAACTGTGGGTTGAGAGTAAGTCTTGGGACGAGCATCTGACTGAGGATCAGAAACATGAGTGGAATGACATTCGGGTGTCATTACAAAGAGCGGATGAGATGAAATTTCCAAGATGGTTGAATCTTGAATCAGATAATCAGTTGGAAATCATTGTGTTTTGTGATGCATGCCCAACTACGGCAATCGGGTGTGTAGCATATGGTAAGCAAGGCAACCGGGTCACATTGCTGGGTTCTAAGAACAAGGTGGTATcgcagaaaaacaacaatctgACGGTACCAAAATTAGAATTGCAGGCCATGGTGATGGGAGCCCAATACGCAGATTACTTGGTCAACACATACAGGGACACTTACGCAGGAGTAAACGTAACTCTCCTCACTGATTCGGAGATAGCCTTGTATTGGGTGAAATCTGACAAAAAGTTGCAGCAATTTGTCAAAAATCGGGTTGACCTGATCAGAAAGCTCACAAAGGTCGAGCAATGGTTTCACGTCAGAACGGCTGACAACATTGCTGACATAATATCACGGGGTACAACACTCCAGGGACTGGGGAGCTCTGTTTGGTTACAGGGACCCAAGTGGTTAAAAGACGACAGCATCACTTGGCCAATCAATCCCCTAAATGATCACAAAATTGAGACAGTGTTGGTAGGGAGTGTAGAGGTGGAAAATGAATTTCTTCCAAAAAACACTAGGGTAGGCCTAACACAAATCATGGATGTCCAACGCTACAGCTCCTACACCAAACTGTTAAAAGTGACCTCATTGGTCACCCGAGCTTTCAAACGTGGAATTCAGGCCAAGAGCAAAATTTCAGCGGACGACATGCACGCCGCGGAACAACTATGGATTCGTAGCACTCAACAAGAGGGGTACAGCGATGTTCTGACTTATCTACGGGCAGAGAAAGCAAAGAAGCAAAAGCTTCCCAAGCGACCACCATTGGTCAATCAACTAGGCCTATTTCTCGCAGACGATGGCATGATTCACTGCGGGGGGAGGGTGCGTAACGCAAATGTCGAATTGGACAGGAAGTTTCCGATTCTACTTTCAAAAACTAGCTTTTTGTCAACGCTGATCATCCGGGATGCGCACCAACGTATAGTGCATTATGGTACTGGGGCAACAATGTGTGAACTCCGGAAAAAATTCTGGATCACATCCATGCGTTCTACAGTTCGTCAAGTTGTCAAACGTTGCGTAATCTGTAAGGTTGTAGCTGGAAGACCTTACTTGACACCACTGGCACCAGAGTTACCTGAGTTTCGGTTAAATGAACTAACCGCATTTAGAGCATCAGCAGTAGACTTTACAGGTCATATTTACGTTCGCAATAGGCCCACAAACAAGGTACAGAAGGTCTATGTAGCATTATTCTGTTGTCTGACAACTAGAGCGGTTCACTTAGAAGTAGTCCCAGATATGACGGTTGAGTCATACTTGCGTGCCTTCAGACGATTCACATCAAACTGTTCGACACCTAAACTTGTCTACTCGGATAACGCCAAAACCTTTAAGGGCGCAGAAACAGAAATCAAACGGTTGTTAGCTAACGTGAGTGGTGAAAGAGTTCAGAATCACCTTACTAGAAACGGCATCTCTTTCAAATATATACCGGTGCAGGCTAGTTGGTTTGGAGGTGTGTATGAGCGCCTTATCGGGGTAGTAAAAAGCGCCATCAAGAAGACGCTTGGTAAGGCTCTGGTTGACAGTGATGAATTAAACACCATGGTTAAAGAAATACAACAAGTTGTAAACAACAGACCGCTAACATATATGTCGTCGGAGCCAACTGAATTAGGTTTACACGCGATCACTCCGAATCACCTAATTTTCGGTAGAGATATGGATCTCTTACCCCACCAAGAGGTAGAAAACGCAGAGTTCGATCCAACATATGGCGGGAAAACCGcactggaaaaaatggcacACCACAGATGCGTATTGATCAATCATTTTCGGAAACGTTTTTATGACGAGTACGTGGCCGTGTTACGGGAACGTCACATGTACGAAGTAAGTAAACAGAACGCCACAGCAGACACAATACGCTGTGGGGACGTGGTCTTGGTTCATGATAAGGATGAACGTCGGATTAACTGGAAATTAGGAAAGATCGAAAGTCTGAATACCGGCAAAGATGGGTTGACGCGTTCCGCAACTGTGCGCACAACATCGGGTAGATCAAACCGTGCGATTGGAAAATTATATCCCCTGGAATTGCATGTTGGTCCAGAGGAAGTGCCGCCAAAGGCGGGAAATCACGTAAACGAAGGTACGCGACCGCAGCGCGCAGCTGCGAAACTCGCACGTGAACGGATACAGAGACAATCTCAAGACTAA